One Methanobacteriales archaeon HGW-Methanobacteriales-1 DNA window includes the following coding sequences:
- a CDS encoding 2-isopropylmalate synthase (catalyzes condensation of pyruvate and acetyl-CoA to form (R)-citramalate; functions in isoleucine synthesis; belongs to the alpha-IPM synthetase/homocitrate synthase family; it is difficult distinguishing these proteins from enzymes in that family), translating to MKVNVLDTTLRDGEQTPGVSLTPDEKLRIALKLDSMGVNIIEAGSAITSPGEKLGIKKITSEGLSAEICSFARAVKVDIDAALECDVDSVHLVVPTSDLHIEHKLRKTREEVLEQAIESTQYAVDHGLLVELSAEDSTRSDMEFLTKIFEEGIKTGAKRICACDTVGMLTPEKSMEFYGQLSKIGAPLSVHCHNDFGLAVANSLSALRAGATEVHATINGIGERAGNASLEEIAVALHSLYNVKTDINIQMLYETSRMVARLTGVYLQPNKAIVGENAFAHESGIHADGVIKKAETYEPITPELVGHQRRFVMGKHIGTKLLQKRVDELGLKVNQDQLMQIFNRVKSLGDMGKCVTDIDLQAITEDVMGIVQEKVVDLEEVTIVSGNKVIPTASVKLKINDKDILEAGVGLGPVDAAIVAIKKSISDFADIELEEYHVDAITGGTDALIDVVVKLRHEDKLISARSTHPDIIMASVEAYLSGVNRLLADKKEREALE from the coding sequence TTGAAGGTCAATGTACTAGATACAACACTTAGAGATGGGGAACAGACTCCTGGGGTTTCATTAACTCCTGATGAAAAACTAAGAATAGCTTTAAAGCTGGATTCTATGGGAGTTAACATTATTGAGGCCGGTTCGGCTATAACTTCTCCTGGTGAAAAATTAGGAATAAAAAAAATTACCAGTGAGGGCCTTTCCGCAGAAATCTGCAGTTTTGCCCGTGCTGTAAAAGTGGACATTGATGCTGCCCTGGAATGTGACGTGGACAGTGTACATTTGGTAGTTCCTACTTCTGATCTTCATATTGAGCATAAACTCCGGAAAACTCGAGAAGAAGTCCTGGAGCAGGCCATAGAATCTACCCAATATGCGGTGGATCACGGGCTTCTGGTAGAACTTTCTGCAGAGGATTCCACCAGAAGTGACATGGAATTTTTAACTAAAATCTTTGAAGAAGGAATTAAAACAGGTGCAAAGCGAATCTGTGCCTGTGACACGGTGGGAATGCTTACACCTGAGAAATCAATGGAATTTTATGGCCAGTTAAGCAAAATCGGGGCACCTTTAAGTGTCCACTGCCACAATGACTTTGGCCTGGCCGTAGCCAATTCACTATCTGCCCTCAGGGCCGGCGCAACTGAAGTTCATGCTACAATTAATGGTATAGGTGAGCGAGCAGGTAATGCATCCTTAGAAGAGATTGCGGTGGCTTTACACTCATTATATAATGTAAAAACAGATATCAATATTCAGATGCTATATGAAACCTCTCGGATGGTTGCCCGGCTTACTGGTGTTTACCTACAGCCTAATAAGGCCATTGTAGGGGAAAATGCATTTGCTCATGAATCTGGAATACACGCGGATGGTGTAATTAAGAAAGCAGAAACTTATGAACCTATTACTCCAGAACTGGTAGGCCATCAACGTAGATTTGTCATGGGGAAACACATAGGTACTAAACTTCTACAAAAACGTGTGGATGAGCTAGGATTGAAGGTAAATCAAGATCAATTAATGCAAATATTCAATCGGGTTAAATCTTTAGGAGATATGGGTAAATGTGTTACTGATATCGATTTACAGGCCATAACTGAGGACGTTATGGGTATTGTTCAGGAAAAAGTGGTTGATTTAGAAGAAGTTACCATCGTTTCCGGTAATAAAGTAATCCCTACCGCATCAGTTAAGCTTAAAATTAATGATAAGGATATTTTAGAAGCTGGAGTGGGATTGGGGCCTGTGGATGCAGCAATAGTCGCTATAAAGAAAAGTATCTCTGATTTTGCAGATATTGAGCTGGAAGAATACCACGTAGATGCTATCACGGGAGGTACTGATGCGCTTATTGATG
- a CDS encoding TIGR01177 family methyltransferase yields MEIFLILSREHETLPLAELRAILDAENIDYDLKEVEMGIVKLKTDNEDAADIISKRIAYGHEICSLIKDTDIDNLENDILSIDWKEIIDENFALRVKKIESPENDSQIMEKKFGALIKAQAGEEIKVKLEKPQTFIRVLVVGSRVLIGKRETKIDKKHFFNLKPHKRPFFYPGSMSPKLARCMINLSRAKAGDLLLDPFCGTGGILIEAGIIGTRILGTDIDEKMVKGTAKNLEYCGAHDFHIFQADARKLDLEEKVNAVVTDPPYGISASTAGEESSTIFRDFLKSISNNLLENGLICLASPHYVSVNDLIQGTEFKILERHEIRMHKSLTRVISVLGRAE; encoded by the coding sequence TTCTAATTTTATCACGAGAACATGAAACATTGCCTTTAGCCGAGCTCAGGGCTATTTTAGATGCTGAAAATATTGACTATGATTTAAAAGAAGTCGAAATGGGGATTGTAAAGCTTAAAACTGATAATGAGGATGCTGCAGATATTATTTCCAAAAGAATTGCATATGGTCATGAAATCTGCAGCTTAATTAAAGATACGGATATAGATAACTTGGAAAATGATATTTTATCAATTGATTGGAAAGAGATTATTGATGAAAACTTTGCCTTGCGGGTTAAAAAGATAGAATCTCCGGAAAACGATTCCCAAATAATGGAAAAAAAATTCGGAGCTTTAATAAAAGCCCAGGCCGGGGAAGAAATTAAGGTAAAACTGGAAAAGCCCCAGACATTTATTAGAGTACTGGTTGTTGGATCACGGGTGCTGATTGGGAAAAGGGAAACAAAAATAGATAAAAAACACTTCTTTAATCTTAAACCCCATAAAAGACCTTTCTTTTATCCGGGATCAATGAGTCCTAAGCTGGCTAGGTGTATGATTAATTTATCCCGGGCAAAAGCCGGAGATTTACTACTGGATCCCTTTTGTGGGACTGGTGGAATTCTCATTGAGGCTGGAATTATAGGAACTCGTATATTAGGCACGGATATTGATGAAAAAATGGTGAAAGGAACTGCCAAAAACCTTGAATATTGCGGGGCCCATGATTTCCACATTTTTCAAGCAGATGCTCGAAAATTGGATCTGGAAGAAAAAGTTAATGCGGTGGTAACTGATCCTCCCTATGGTATTTCTGCTTCAACTGCAGGTGAAGAGAGCAGTACCATTTTCAGGGACTTTTTAAAATCAATCAGTAACAATTTACTGGAAAATGGCCTGATTTGTCTGGCCAGTCCACACTATGTGAGTGTTAATGACCTAATTCAAGGCACGGAGTTTAAAATATTGGAAAGGCATGAAATTAGGATGCACAAAAGTCTGACTCGTGTGATTTCTGTTCTGGGAAGAGCAGAATAA